The Flaviramulus sp. BrNp1-15 genome has a window encoding:
- a CDS encoding ATP-binding protein yields MLESYKKKYGKVNIQYIKLDFDGSILDSDDVLFANLVGKNIAEIHPFFENLLSLIQDSKDEEFHFSCIHLDFDEKSITSDIKLKTFDDGKFPVIAIHDLTSHYTYYQRKAQIRNETVINSQILELQNIYLKEKEAFKNTFISNFNDKLRDPITGILTFTDILGESELNSDQREYVDIIKSSSNSLKKMINDILDFSKIETGTVDLNLKPFNLIQLLDNIKSSFKIKAKQKGLQLLSNFDSKLPEVVEGDSIALRQMLTNLLDNAIKFTDEGHITFNVSLNQIRAKKASLHFEISDTGIGIDKEHLDNIFNSFTQLSSDKEISGSGLGLPIVKYLLGLSNSQIKVESEVGKGSMFSTNVNFRVSSSSMLEKSVSKTKQLTKSDKKYSILLVDDSEITQLSVLKILAAKGDFFLDIVANGEDVVGKIQDQEFDLILMDIILNNLKGDEITREIRKLPLRKFKKIPIIAITVKVTKDDIKRYKKAGMNDVIKKPFNEDTLMAKINEYIKQV; encoded by the coding sequence TTGTTAGAATCATACAAAAAAAAATATGGGAAAGTTAATATCCAATACATTAAGTTGGATTTTGATGGCAGTATTTTAGATTCTGATGACGTGCTGTTTGCTAACCTTGTTGGTAAAAATATTGCTGAAATTCATCCGTTTTTTGAAAACTTATTAAGCCTTATTCAAGATTCAAAAGATGAAGAATTCCATTTCTCTTGTATTCATTTAGATTTTGATGAAAAAAGTATCACTTCAGACATTAAATTAAAAACGTTTGATGACGGAAAGTTTCCTGTAATTGCTATTCATGATTTAACATCGCATTATACATATTATCAAAGAAAAGCTCAAATAAGAAACGAAACGGTAATTAACTCTCAAATTCTAGAGTTACAAAATATTTATCTTAAGGAAAAAGAAGCTTTTAAAAATACGTTTATCTCTAATTTTAACGATAAACTTAGAGATCCCATAACAGGAATTTTAACGTTTACAGATATATTAGGTGAATCTGAATTAAATTCAGACCAAAGAGAATATGTAGATATTATAAAGTCTTCGTCTAATAGCCTAAAAAAAATGATTAATGATATTTTAGATTTTTCTAAAATTGAAACAGGTACTGTAGATCTTAATCTTAAACCATTTAATTTAATACAGTTATTAGATAATATTAAATCTTCTTTTAAGATAAAGGCTAAACAAAAAGGCTTACAACTTTTAAGTAATTTCGATTCTAAATTACCAGAGGTTGTAGAAGGCGATTCTATTGCATTAAGGCAAATGCTTACAAACTTATTAGATAATGCAATAAAATTTACAGATGAAGGACATATTACTTTTAATGTGTCATTAAATCAAATAAGAGCTAAAAAAGCAAGCCTTCATTTTGAAATTTCAGATACAGGAATAGGTATAGATAAAGAACATTTAGATAATATATTTAATAGTTTTACCCAGTTGTCAAGCGATAAAGAAATATCGGGCTCAGGACTTGGTTTACCTATTGTAAAATATTTGTTAGGATTATCTAATAGTCAAATTAAAGTGGAATCTGAAGTTGGAAAAGGATCCATGTTTTCAACTAATGTAAATTTTAGAGTATCAAGTTCATCAATGCTTGAAAAAAGTGTTTCTAAAACCAAACAATTAACCAAATCAGATAAAAAATACAGTATTTTATTAGTTGATGATTCTGAAATCACACAACTATCAGTATTAAAAATTTTAGCAGCAAAAGGTGACTTTTTCCTAGATATTGTTGCTAATGGAGAAGATGTTGTTGGAAAAATTCAAGATCAAGAATTCGATTTAATCCTTATGGACATCATTCTAAATAACTTAAAAGGAGACGAAATTACTAGAGAAATTAGAAAACTCCCTTTAAGAAAATTTAAAAAGATTCCTATAATAGCAATAACGGTTAAAGTAACAAAAGACGATATAAAACGGTACAAAAAGGCAGGAATGAATGACGTTATAAAAAAACCGTTTAATGAAGATACATTAATGGCTAAAATTAACGAATATATAAAGCAAGTTTAA
- a CDS encoding ATP-binding protein: protein MSYYNYKCDTHDQFILVNEDGFILETDSSLLSNTIGKSVSSIHPFFESLSALQQKADETYEFSAVHINLDDLDYIFDITFRTFKDDTNRLIILNNFTKLYDEYYALSQNKNESVISKEVIDLKNDLLIKKEKYKNRFLTNFSHTLKTPIHNLQGFSNLLEQTDLDLVQRNQLKVIQSTSDDLYAMINDILDISKIETGYFSVQKNSFNIHEVLKNLASKYQTKSAERLLEFNSNIDKGLPKFVIGDKFRLLQILDNILDNALNFTFQGSIDFNVSGKKNKNNIDITFSVKDTGIGISEDKQEAIFKSFYKINEDKDIKRPGLGLAMTKHLLDVMNGSIAIKSNENEGSIFEVNLNFKIAEDQIEPELKLIPLENKKANAKYRILVAEALETDQYTIKEIFNNTTDYQMDLVESGDDVIKQLQKENYDLVVLNIKIPTMDGFDTTRFIRHSEVYNFNRIPIIGVGGSFSHEEKEYCLEKEMNDYIGKPYNVDELMKKMKRLINKSSKN from the coding sequence ATGAGCTATTATAATTATAAATGTGATACGCATGACCAATTTATATTAGTAAATGAGGATGGCTTTATTTTGGAAACAGATTCAAGTCTTTTATCAAATACCATAGGTAAATCGGTAAGCAGTATACATCCTTTTTTTGAGTCTTTGAGTGCTTTGCAACAAAAAGCTGATGAAACGTATGAGTTTAGTGCAGTTCATATAAATTTAGATGACTTAGATTATATTTTTGATATAACGTTTAGAACATTTAAGGATGACACTAATAGACTTATCATACTTAATAACTTTACTAAGTTATATGATGAATATTACGCATTGTCTCAAAATAAAAATGAGTCTGTAATTAGTAAAGAAGTTATTGATTTAAAAAACGACCTTTTAATAAAAAAGGAAAAATATAAAAATCGATTTTTAACAAACTTTAGTCACACTTTAAAAACACCTATTCATAACCTTCAAGGGTTTTCAAATTTATTAGAACAAACAGATTTAGATTTGGTTCAACGTAATCAATTAAAAGTTATTCAATCTACTTCTGATGATTTGTATGCCATGATTAATGATATTTTAGATATCTCTAAAATTGAAACAGGATATTTTTCTGTACAGAAAAATAGTTTTAATATTCATGAAGTTTTAAAAAACCTTGCTTCTAAATATCAAACAAAATCTGCTGAAAGACTACTAGAATTTAATAGTAACATAGACAAAGGCCTTCCAAAATTTGTTATTGGCGATAAATTTAGGTTGCTACAAATTTTAGATAATATCTTAGATAATGCTTTAAATTTTACATTTCAAGGAAGTATTGATTTTAATGTATCTGGAAAAAAGAACAAGAATAATATTGATATCACATTTAGCGTAAAAGATACAGGAATAGGAATTAGTGAAGATAAACAAGAAGCAATTTTTAAAAGCTTTTATAAAATAAATGAAGATAAAGATATAAAAAGACCAGGTTTAGGTTTAGCTATGACTAAACATTTACTAGATGTAATGAATGGAAGTATAGCTATAAAAAGCAATGAAAATGAAGGGAGTATTTTTGAAGTTAATTTAAATTTCAAAATAGCTGAAGATCAAATAGAGCCAGAATTAAAACTTATACCTCTTGAAAATAAAAAAGCTAATGCTAAATATAGAATTCTAGTTGCAGAAGCACTTGAAACCGATCAATATACCATAAAAGAAATTTTTAATAACACCACAGACTACCAAATGGATCTTGTAGAAAGTGGGGATGATGTTATTAAACAACTACAAAAAGAGAATTATGATTTGGTTGTGCTTAATATAAAAATACCAACGATGGATGGCTTTGATACAACACGTTTTATTAGGCACTCCGAAGTTTATAATTTTAACCGTATTCCAATAATAGGAGTAGGTGGATCATTTTCTCATGAAGAAAAAGAATACTGTTTAGAAAAAGAGATGAATGATTATATAGGTAAACCCTATAATGTTGATGAGCTAATGAAAAAAATGAAGCGGTTAATAAATAAGTCAAGTAAGAATTAA
- the mfd gene encoding transcription-repair coupling factor, with translation MSKTTLSKTYVQALQTQNLRKSIAQTQSKTHLKGLVGSSFSFVISSVFKEANKPFLIVFNDKEEAAFYLNDLEQLCGDKDVLFYPGSYRRPYQIEETDNANVLLRAEVLNRINSQKKPAIIVTYPDALFEQVVTRKELERNTLKVAVNDNLSIDFVNEVLFEYQFKRVDFVTEPGEFSVRGGIVDVFSFSHDEPYRIEFFGDEVDSIRTFDVETQLSIEQIKKINIIPNVANKLLQESRQSFLKYIAQKTVVCIKNAELLFSRIDDFYSKAEEAFKTLSSDIKHAQPNELFCNSALLKKQLLDFSIIEFGASAVMFNAIETSNNQLIEYNTTPQPSFNKQFNLLIEDLNANHDKGYTNYIACVSEQQAKRFHDIFDDSHLEVKPYNTVIQSLHQGFIDHDSKIVCYTDHQIFERYHKFHLKNGYAKKQAITLKELTNLDIGDYVTHIDHGIGRFGGLQKIDVEGKKQEAIKLIYGERDVLYLSIHSLHKITKFNGKDGKPPKIYKLGSKAWKTLKQKTKARVKHVAFNLIKLYAKRKTEKGFQYNPDSYLQHELEASFIYEDTPDQSTATADIKADMESERPMDRLVCGDVGFGKTEVAIRAAFKAVDNGKQVAVLVPTTILAYQHSRTFKERLKEFPVTVDYLNRFRTAKEKRETLEALEQGKVDIIIGTHQLVNKNVKFKDLGLLIVDEEQKFGVAVKEKLKTLKDNVDVLTLTATPIPRTLQFSLMAARDLSVITTPPPNRYPIESHVIRFNEETIRDAVSYEIERGGQIFFIHNRIENIKEVAGMIQRLVPDAKVGVGHGQMEGKKLEQLMLAFMDGAFDVLVSTTIVESGLDVSNANTIFINNANNFGLSDLHQMRGRVGRSNKKAFCYFITPEYSAMTDDARKRITALEQFTELGSGFNIAMKDLEIRGAGDLLGGEQSGFINEIGFDTYQKILNEAIEELKENEFKDLYDEDEADKVYVKDVTIDSDFELLFPDSYVNNIAERLNLYTQLNNLKTEAELNTFEKELIDRFGELPKQVTDLLNSVQIKWLATKIGFEKIIMKQGKLIGYFINDQQSRFYQSSNFTKVLQFVQSHPNACKMKEKQTRNGLRLMLTFNNIKSVKQALNALQPIVA, from the coding sequence GTGAGTAAAACTACACTCTCAAAAACCTATGTACAGGCTTTGCAAACACAAAATCTGCGAAAATCTATTGCCCAAACTCAAAGTAAAACCCATTTAAAAGGCCTTGTAGGTTCTTCATTTTCATTTGTTATATCTAGTGTTTTTAAAGAAGCTAATAAACCTTTTTTAATTGTTTTTAATGATAAAGAAGAGGCTGCCTTTTACCTAAACGATTTAGAACAATTATGTGGAGATAAAGATGTATTGTTTTATCCAGGTAGTTACCGCAGGCCTTATCAAATAGAAGAAACCGATAATGCTAATGTGTTATTACGTGCCGAGGTTTTAAACCGTATAAATTCGCAAAAAAAACCAGCAATAATTGTTACCTATCCAGATGCACTTTTTGAGCAAGTTGTAACCAGAAAAGAGCTAGAGCGTAACACATTAAAAGTCGCTGTAAACGATAATTTGTCTATAGATTTTGTAAACGAAGTTTTGTTTGAATACCAATTTAAACGTGTAGATTTTGTTACCGAACCCGGTGAGTTTTCTGTGCGTGGAGGTATTGTAGACGTGTTTTCATTTTCTCATGACGAACCTTATAGAATTGAGTTTTTTGGTGATGAGGTTGATAGTATAAGAACTTTTGATGTTGAAACTCAACTGTCAATCGAGCAGATTAAAAAAATCAATATCATTCCTAATGTTGCTAATAAATTATTACAAGAAAGCAGGCAGAGTTTCTTAAAATATATCGCTCAAAAAACAGTAGTTTGTATAAAAAATGCTGAATTACTATTTTCTAGAATAGACGATTTTTACAGTAAAGCAGAAGAGGCTTTTAAAACCCTTTCTTCTGATATAAAACATGCGCAACCTAATGAGTTGTTTTGCAATTCAGCATTATTAAAAAAACAATTACTAGATTTTTCAATTATTGAGTTTGGTGCTTCTGCTGTTATGTTTAATGCAATAGAAACATCTAACAACCAACTCATAGAATATAACACCACACCACAACCTTCATTTAATAAGCAATTTAATTTGCTGATAGAAGATTTAAACGCAAATCACGATAAAGGGTATACCAATTATATTGCTTGTGTAAGTGAGCAGCAAGCTAAACGTTTTCATGATATTTTTGATGATTCGCATTTAGAAGTAAAACCATATAACACCGTTATACAATCACTACATCAGGGGTTTATAGACCACGATTCTAAAATAGTTTGTTATACCGATCATCAAATCTTTGAACGTTATCATAAATTTCATCTTAAAAATGGTTATGCTAAAAAGCAAGCTATAACTTTAAAAGAGCTTACTAATTTAGATATTGGCGATTATGTTACACATATCGATCATGGAATTGGGCGTTTTGGTGGACTTCAAAAAATAGATGTTGAAGGTAAAAAGCAAGAAGCTATAAAATTGATTTATGGGGAGCGCGATGTATTGTATTTAAGCATACATTCGCTTCATAAAATCACTAAGTTTAATGGAAAAGATGGGAAACCACCAAAAATTTATAAACTTGGTAGTAAAGCTTGGAAAACCTTAAAACAAAAAACAAAAGCACGTGTAAAACATGTAGCATTTAACCTGATTAAACTTTACGCTAAACGAAAAACCGAAAAAGGGTTTCAATACAATCCAGATAGCTATTTGCAACATGAATTGGAAGCTTCTTTTATTTATGAAGATACACCTGACCAAAGTACTGCAACGGCAGATATTAAAGCAGATATGGAAAGCGAACGTCCTATGGACAGATTGGTTTGTGGTGATGTAGGTTTTGGTAAAACCGAAGTAGCTATACGTGCAGCTTTTAAAGCTGTTGATAATGGTAAACAAGTTGCGGTTTTAGTACCAACAACAATTTTAGCGTATCAACACTCTAGAACATTTAAGGAACGACTTAAAGAGTTTCCTGTAACAGTTGATTATTTAAACAGATTTAGAACAGCCAAAGAAAAACGTGAAACTCTAGAAGCTCTAGAACAAGGAAAAGTAGATATTATTATTGGTACTCATCAATTAGTAAACAAAAATGTAAAGTTTAAAGATTTAGGACTTTTGATTGTTGATGAAGAACAAAAATTTGGGGTAGCTGTAAAAGAAAAACTTAAGACACTCAAGGATAATGTAGATGTATTAACCTTAACAGCAACACCAATACCTCGAACACTTCAGTTTAGTTTAATGGCAGCGCGAGATTTATCGGTTATAACAACACCACCGCCAAATAGATATCCTATTGAGAGTCATGTTATTCGTTTTAATGAAGAAACCATCCGTGACGCTGTGAGTTACGAAATTGAACGTGGAGGGCAAATTTTCTTCATTCATAATCGTATAGAAAATATTAAAGAAGTTGCAGGCATGATTCAACGTTTGGTTCCAGATGCGAAAGTTGGTGTTGGTCATGGGCAAATGGAAGGCAAGAAACTAGAACAATTAATGTTGGCATTCATGGATGGCGCTTTTGATGTTTTAGTGAGCACAACCATTGTAGAAAGTGGGTTAGATGTATCTAATGCAAATACTATTTTTATAAACAATGCCAATAATTTTGGATTAAGCGATCTACATCAAATGCGTGGTCGAGTAGGAAGAAGTAATAAAAAAGCTTTCTGTTATTTTATAACTCCGGAATATTCTGCAATGACAGATGATGCACGAAAACGTATCACAGCTTTAGAGCAGTTTACAGAATTGGGTAGCGGTTTCAATATTGCTATGAAAGATTTAGAAATTCGTGGAGCTGGCGATTTATTGGGTGGCGAACAAAGTGGTTTTATAAATGAAATTGGGTTTGATACCTATCAAAAAATATTAAATGAAGCTATAGAAGAACTCAAAGAGAATGAGTTTAAAGATCTATATGATGAAGATGAAGCGGATAAAGTTTATGTAAAAGATGTTACTATAGACTCTGATTTTGAGCTACTTTTCCCAGATAGTTATGTGAATAATATTGCAGAACGTTTAAATTTATACACACAGCTAAATAATTTAAAAACAGAAGCAGAATTAAATACTTTTGAGAAAGAGTTAATTGATCGTTTTGGAGAATTACCTAAACAAGTGACCGATTTATTAAATAGTGTCCAAATAAAGTGGTTAGCCACTAAAATAGGCTTCGAAAAAATTATTATGAAACAAGGTAAGTTAATAGGGTATTTTATTAACGATCAGCAAAGTCGTTTTTATCAAAGTTCAAATTTCACAAAAGTATTACAGTTTGTTCAATCACATCCTAATGCTTGTAAAATGAAAGAAAAACAAACCCGAAATGGTTTGCGCTTAATGCTTACCTTTAACAATATAAAATCTGTAAAACAAGCATTAAATGCTTTACAACCTATTGTGGCTTAA
- a CDS encoding TlpA disulfide reductase family protein: MKRLLFLSLLLPSILFAQHTIKGVFSPPDDYNVALLYKVTPTVSKYIANTVIKEDGSFEIKLDTTATKGMYRLVYAIPQEDYNFDIIYNGKEDIELTFNSETGVKFTKSVENKLLSSYTNSMSMVTQSIGNYFRKQSKDTTALKAIFKTQKETQLSFEKAAKETIALQFIKANKPYIPSKIEDVNVYSHNLKKHYFDYVDFKNKTLQSSSFLQEKVLNYVFGMVSNPEDEIANYKKNIDVVCSKMKEAPKEIKRILLVDTWQQMADLGLEPVANHIAETYLMDIAVALNDQELLHTLMLYKDLSLGNQAPDFDLEIKEKGKLITKKLSKLDVAENYIIVFWSSTCSHCLDEVPQLQTYIQSKEKGLIKVVAVGLEDEPYRWKDLTYSFPEFIHVYGEGKWDNEIGDAYGVTSTPTYFILDKDKKIIEKPEDFETLKAFFGDEE, from the coding sequence ATGAAACGTTTACTTTTTTTATCACTTTTATTACCGAGTATTCTTTTTGCTCAACATACTATAAAAGGCGTTTTCTCTCCACCTGATGATTATAATGTTGCATTATTATATAAAGTTACACCTACAGTATCAAAATACATTGCTAATACAGTAATAAAGGAAGATGGTAGTTTTGAGATTAAGTTAGACACTACTGCTACAAAAGGAATGTATAGATTGGTTTATGCTATACCACAAGAAGATTATAATTTTGATATTATTTACAACGGAAAAGAGGATATTGAACTGACTTTTAACTCTGAAACAGGTGTGAAATTCACAAAATCTGTTGAAAACAAACTGCTTTCGTCATACACCAATAGTATGTCTATGGTTACGCAAAGTATAGGTAACTATTTTAGAAAACAAAGTAAGGACACAACTGCATTAAAGGCAATTTTTAAAACTCAAAAAGAAACGCAATTAAGTTTTGAAAAAGCTGCTAAGGAAACTATAGCGCTTCAATTTATTAAAGCAAACAAACCTTATATTCCATCAAAAATTGAAGATGTGAATGTGTACTCTCATAATTTAAAAAAGCATTATTTTGATTATGTAGATTTCAAGAATAAAACACTTCAAAGCTCTAGTTTTTTACAGGAAAAAGTACTGAATTATGTGTTTGGTATGGTTTCTAATCCAGAAGATGAAATAGCTAACTACAAAAAAAATATTGATGTTGTATGTAGTAAAATGAAAGAAGCTCCAAAAGAAATAAAACGCATTTTGTTAGTTGATACATGGCAACAGATGGCAGATTTAGGTTTAGAACCTGTGGCTAATCACATAGCAGAAACGTATTTAATGGATATTGCAGTAGCTTTAAACGATCAAGAGCTTTTACATACATTAATGTTGTACAAAGATTTATCTTTAGGAAATCAAGCTCCAGATTTTGATTTAGAAATAAAAGAAAAAGGAAAATTAATTACCAAAAAGTTAAGTAAGCTTGATGTTGCGGAAAACTACATTATTGTGTTTTGGAGTAGTACGTGTTCGCATTGTTTAGATGAAGTACCACAATTACAAACATACATTCAATCCAAAGAAAAAGGATTGATTAAAGTGGTTGCGGTTGGTTTAGAAGACGAACCTTATAGATGGAAAGATTTAACTTATAGTTTTCCTGAATTTATTCACGTTTACGGAGAAGGTAAGTGGGATAACGAAATTGGTGATGCTTATGGAGTAACATCAACACCAACTTATTTTATTTTAGATAAAGACAAAAAAATTATTGAGAAGCCTGAAGATTTTGAAACTTTAAAAGCGTTTTTTGGAGACGAAGAATAG
- a CDS encoding YraN family protein, with amino-acid sequence MAQHNELGKKGEQLAVNFLLKNGYDIIERNYRFDKAEVDIIAQKEDTLAIIEVKTRSTTDFGNPQDFVKPKQIKRLVKAVDEYVTVNGLDVEVRFDIIAIVKENNAFNIEHLENAFYHF; translated from the coding sequence ATGGCACAACACAACGAACTTGGTAAAAAAGGCGAGCAATTAGCAGTAAATTTTCTATTGAAGAATGGTTATGACATTATTGAACGCAACTACCGTTTTGATAAAGCTGAAGTTGACATAATTGCTCAAAAAGAAGATACACTTGCCATTATAGAAGTAAAAACGCGTTCAACTACCGATTTTGGAAATCCGCAAGATTTTGTAAAGCCTAAACAAATTAAACGATTAGTTAAAGCTGTTGATGAATATGTTACTGTAAATGGCTTAGATGTAGAAGTACGGTTTGATATTATAGCGATAGTAAAAGAAAACAACGCCTTTAATATTGAACATTTAGAAAATGCCTTTTATCACTTTTAA
- a CDS encoding DUF3857 domain-containing protein, whose product MLKNKPIIILLVFSQLLFSQKELPVYTNYSWDETPSYSIDENNEEPIIALKDKVLTEFYFQEDGLVEYFLEHRVLWLNSDEKIESYNKVYLPYNSTSELKVNKARVIKNNGDIIELDNSKILTAQDEETGQNYKFFAFEGIEKGSFIEYYYVVRRYPRYKGNKITLQSDFKKNNVEFDLYSPSNLVFEFKTYNDTPEIKRDTLSKNKLHWFLKIDKIDPLLKEEYSAYNASKKSIVYKLDRNTADNSKDISSYSQVAQNIYSYYYEELNSKTQNLLKKFIKEATGGKKLEEEALIRKLEFHIKSNVYVTEDGSENFKDLDEVLDKKIANETGILKLYLSLFKSLNIKHEVVLTSDRQYLKFDKDFEANNFLTDFLIYFNKTKKYLSPHELNSRYGYPPAYLTNNYGLFIKEVKVGDFVSGLGKIKYIEPIKADKTVDKMVIDVDFEKDNLSSSKVKLNRSMGGYYAMYFQPYIHLIKDKDRDDLIEGFAKNINEDVDITSKELINDNPELFGVKPITFLIDFNTEALTEKAGKKYLFKVGDLIGEQIQLYQEKERALPVENEFTRSYYRTINIKIPDGYRIANLEDINIKNFFIKDGEEQLIFHSYYEVKNNNELVITADEHYRENIIETENYEDYRTVINSAADFNKLVLVFEPI is encoded by the coding sequence ATGTTAAAAAACAAACCAATTATTATATTACTTGTTTTCAGCCAGTTATTGTTCTCGCAAAAAGAATTGCCAGTCTATACTAACTATTCCTGGGATGAAACCCCTTCATATTCAATAGATGAAAATAATGAAGAACCTATTATTGCCCTAAAAGACAAAGTATTAACAGAGTTTTATTTTCAAGAAGATGGTCTTGTAGAATATTTTTTAGAACATCGTGTATTATGGTTAAACTCTGATGAAAAAATTGAAAGCTACAACAAAGTATATCTACCATATAATTCAACATCAGAATTAAAAGTTAACAAAGCAAGGGTAATAAAAAATAATGGAGACATTATTGAATTAGATAATAGTAAAATACTCACAGCTCAAGATGAAGAAACAGGCCAGAATTATAAATTTTTTGCTTTTGAGGGTATTGAAAAAGGAAGCTTTATAGAATATTATTACGTAGTAAGAAGATATCCAAGATATAAGGGAAATAAAATAACGCTTCAATCAGATTTCAAAAAAAACAATGTGGAATTTGATTTATACTCACCCAGTAATTTGGTTTTTGAATTTAAAACTTACAATGATACTCCTGAAATAAAAAGGGATACACTTTCTAAAAATAAGCTACATTGGTTTTTGAAAATTGATAAGATAGACCCTTTACTTAAAGAAGAATACTCAGCTTATAATGCCTCAAAAAAATCTATTGTTTACAAGCTAGACAGAAATACAGCAGACAATTCTAAAGATATATCATCTTATAGTCAGGTTGCTCAAAACATCTACTCTTACTATTACGAGGAATTAAATAGTAAGACCCAAAATCTTTTAAAAAAATTCATTAAAGAAGCTACTGGCGGAAAAAAACTAGAAGAAGAAGCCCTTATTAGAAAACTGGAATTTCACATTAAATCCAATGTATATGTTACAGAAGATGGAAGTGAAAACTTTAAAGATTTAGACGAAGTTTTAGATAAAAAAATAGCAAACGAAACAGGTATTTTAAAGCTTTACCTCTCTTTATTCAAAAGCTTAAATATCAAGCATGAAGTTGTGTTAACTAGCGATAGACAATACTTAAAATTTGATAAAGACTTTGAGGCTAATAATTTTTTAACAGATTTTTTAATCTATTTTAATAAAACAAAAAAGTATTTGTCTCCACATGAATTGAACTCAAGATACGGATATCCACCAGCATATTTAACCAACAACTACGGTTTGTTTATTAAAGAAGTTAAGGTTGGTGATTTTGTTTCTGGTTTAGGCAAAATAAAATATATAGAACCTATTAAAGCTGATAAAACGGTTGATAAAATGGTTATAGATGTTGATTTTGAAAAAGATAACCTATCTAGTTCTAAAGTTAAATTAAATCGCTCTATGGGTGGGTATTATGCCATGTATTTTCAACCATATATACATCTTATAAAAGATAAAGACAGAGATGATTTAATTGAAGGATTTGCAAAAAATATAAATGAAGATGTTGATATAACCAGTAAAGAATTAATAAACGACAACCCAGAATTATTCGGTGTAAAACCTATTACTTTTTTAATTGATTTCAATACAGAAGCATTAACAGAAAAAGCAGGTAAAAAATACCTATTTAAAGTTGGTGACTTAATTGGAGAACAAATACAACTTTATCAAGAAAAAGAAAGAGCTTTACCTGTTGAAAATGAATTCACTAGAAGTTACTATAGAACTATAAACATTAAAATACCTGATGGTTATAGAATTGCCAATTTGGAAGACATTAATATAAAGAACTTTTTTATTAAGGATGGAGAAGAACAGTTAATTTTCCATTCCTATTACGAAGTTAAAAACAATAATGAATTGGTTATAACTGCAGACGAACATTATAGAGAAAACATTATAGAAACCGAAAACTACGAAGATTACAGAACCGTAATAAACAGTGCAGCCGATTTTAATAAATTAGTATTAGTTTTTGAGCCGATATAA